From a single Miscanthus floridulus cultivar M001 chromosome 8, ASM1932011v1, whole genome shotgun sequence genomic region:
- the LOC136474803 gene encoding heavy metal-associated isoprenylated plant protein 20-like yields MGGAMRQLLSFLGAINGRPREKKKKMTLRRRLVHTVELRVRMDCERCEREVKKALSGMRGVQHVEVNRLQQKVTVTGEVDPVAVLRRAQSTGKKAEPWPGPGSQNTAAGYYAQSAAALYGIGAAQLQAHDGRWANPAGYYYYPYQVPVMEAAIGAEQITSLFSDDNPNACSVM; encoded by the exons ATGGGAGGCGCCATGAGGCAGCTGCTTAGCTTTCTGGGAGCGATCAATGGCCGCcccagggagaagaagaagaagatgacgctGCGGCGGCGCCTGGTGCACACGGTGGAGCTGAGGGTCAGGATGGACTGCGAGCGCTGCGAGCGCGAGGTCAAGAAAGCGCTCTCCGGCATGCGAG GAGTGCAGCATGTGGAGGTGAACAGGCTGCAGCAGAAGGTGACGGTCACTGGCGAGGTGGACCCGGTCGCGGTGCTGCGGAGGGCCCAGTCCACGGGGAAGAAGGCGGAGCCGTGGCCCGGGCCGGGGTCCCAGAACACTGCCGCCGGCTACTACGCCCAGTCGGCCGCGGCCCTCTACGGCATTGGGGCGGCCCAGCTACAGGCCCACGACGGCAGGTGGGCCAACCCAGCTGGCTACTACTACTACCCGTACCAGGTCCCGGTGATGGAGGCGGCCATCGGCGCCGAGCAGATCACCAGCCTGTTCAGCGACGACAACCCCAACGCCTGCTCCGTCATGTGA
- the LOC136474804 gene encoding aspartic proteinase-like protein 1 isoform X2 → MSLPVLFALQLVALAAAAASAAEAAATLSSRMVHRLSDEARLEAGPRAGWWPQRGSGEYYRALVRSDLQRQKRRLAGKYQLISLSKGGSTFSPGNDLGWLYYAWVDVGTPTTSFLVALDTGSDLFWVPCDCIQCAPLSSYRGNLDRDLGIYKPAESTTSRHLPCSHELCQSGSGCTNPKQPCPYNIDYFSENTTSSGLLIEDTLHLNSREGHVPVNASVIIGCGRKQSGDYLDGVAPDGLLGLGMADISVPSFLARAGLVRNSFSMCFKEDSSGRIFFGDQGVSSQQSTPFVPLYGKLQTYAVNVDKSCIGHKCLEGTSFQALVDSGTSFTSLPPDVYKAFTMEFDKQMNASRVPYEDSTWKYCYSASPLEMPDVPTITLAFASNKSFQAVNPIFPFNDKQGALAGFCLAVLPSTEPIGIIAQNFLVGYHVVFDRESMKLGWYRSECHDVDNSTTVPLGPSQHDSPEDPLPSNEQQTSPAVTPSTAGTAPPSSATTNLQMLLASSYPLLLLTMSTVFFIS, encoded by the exons ATGAGCCTCCCGGTCCTTTTCGCTCTCCAGCTGGTCGCCTTGGCGGCGGCAGCAGCTTCGGCGGCCGAGGCCGCGGCGACGCTCTCTTCGAGGATGGTGCACCGTCTGTCCGACGAGGCTCGGCTGGAGGCGGGCCCGCGTGCGGGGTGGTGGCCGCAGCGCGGAAGCGGGGAGTACTACCGCGCGCTGGTGAGGAGCGATCTCCAGCGGCAGAAGCGGCGGCTCGCGGGCAAGTACCAGCTCATCTCGCTCTCAAAGGGCGGCAGCACCTTCTCCCCCGGCAACGACTTAGGCTG GTTATACTACGCTTGGGTGGATGTTGGGACGCCTACTACCTCCTTTTTGGTTGCATTGGATACTGGAAGTGACCTGTTCTGGGTACCCTGTGACTGTATCCAGTGTGCCCCTTTGTCTAGCTACCGTGGAAATCTG GATAGAGATCTTGGAATATACAAGCCTGCTGAATCAACGACAAGTCGGCATCTTCCTTGCAGCCACGAGCTATGCCAATCAGGTTCAGGCTGCACAAACCCAAAGCAGCCTTGCCCATACAATATTGATTACTTTTCAGAAAATACTACCAGCTCTGGTTTGCTAATTGAGGATACACTACACTTGAACTCCAGGGAGGGCCATGTACCAGTGAACGCTTCAGTTATTATTGG CTGTGGTCGAAAGCAAAGTGGTGACTATCTGGATGGTGTTGCACCGGATGGACTCCTTGGCCTTGGAATGGCAGATATTTCAGTTCCTAGTTTCCTTGCAAGAGCTGGACTAGTTCGGAATTCCTTCTCGATGTGCTTTAAGGAAGATAGTTCTGGGAGAATTTTCTTTGGAGATCAAGGAGTGTCCTCTCAACAGTCTACACCGTTTGTTCCTCTGTATGGCAAACT TCAAACCTATGCTGTTAATGTCGACAAATCTTGTATTGGACATAAATGTCTTGAGGGTACTAGCTTCCAGGCCTTAGTCGATAGTGGAACATCATTTACTTCTCTTCCTCCAGACGTTTACAAGGCTTTCACAATGGAG TTTGACAAACAAATGAATGCTTCAAGggtgccttatgaagacagtACCTGGAAATATTGCTACAGTGCTAG TCCTCTTGAGATGCCTGATGTGCCAACAATAACCCTGGCATTTGCTTCGAACAAGAGCTTCCAGGCTGTTAATCCTATCTTTCCATTTAACGACAAACAG GGAGCGCTTGCCGGGTTCTGCTTAGCTGTGCTGCCATCAACAGAACCTATTGGAATTATTGCCC AGAATTTCCTGGTTGGATACCATGTTGTCTTCGACAGAGAAAGCATGAAGTTGGGCTGGTACCGCTCTGAAT GCCACGACGTTGACAATAGCACGACCGTGCCGTTGGGCCCATCGCAGCACGACAGTCCAGAGGACCCGTTGCCGTCCAACGAGCAGCAGACTTCCCCGGCCGTGACGCCTTCAACGGCAGGCACGGCTCCTCCCTCCAGTGCAACGACGAATCTACAGATGCTCCTCGCTAGCTCTTACCCATTGCTGTTACTGACAATGTCCACTGTGTTCTTCATCTCATGA
- the LOC136474804 gene encoding aspartic proteinase-like protein 1 isoform X1 gives MLGRLLPPFWLHWILEVTCSGYPVTVSSVPLCLATVEIWCSVINGASIMQDRDLGIYKPAESTTSRHLPCSHELCQSGSGCTNPKQPCPYNIDYFSENTTSSGLLIEDTLHLNSREGHVPVNASVIIGCGRKQSGDYLDGVAPDGLLGLGMADISVPSFLARAGLVRNSFSMCFKEDSSGRIFFGDQGVSSQQSTPFVPLYGKLQTYAVNVDKSCIGHKCLEGTSFQALVDSGTSFTSLPPDVYKAFTMEFDKQMNASRVPYEDSTWKYCYSASPLEMPDVPTITLAFASNKSFQAVNPIFPFNDKQGALAGFCLAVLPSTEPIGIIAQNFLVGYHVVFDRESMKLGWYRSECHDVDNSTTVPLGPSQHDSPEDPLPSNEQQTSPAVTPSTAGTAPPSSATTNLQMLLASSYPLLLLTMSTVFFIS, from the exons ATGTTGGGACGCCTACTACCTCCTTTTTGGTTGCATTGGATACTGGAAGTGACCTGTTCTGGGTACCCTGTGACTGTATCCAGTGTGCCCCTTTGTCTAGCTACCGTGGAAATCTG GTGCTCCGTCATAAATGGAGCATCTATTATGCAGGATAGAGATCTTGGAATATACAAGCCTGCTGAATCAACGACAAGTCGGCATCTTCCTTGCAGCCACGAGCTATGCCAATCAGGTTCAGGCTGCACAAACCCAAAGCAGCCTTGCCCATACAATATTGATTACTTTTCAGAAAATACTACCAGCTCTGGTTTGCTAATTGAGGATACACTACACTTGAACTCCAGGGAGGGCCATGTACCAGTGAACGCTTCAGTTATTATTGG CTGTGGTCGAAAGCAAAGTGGTGACTATCTGGATGGTGTTGCACCGGATGGACTCCTTGGCCTTGGAATGGCAGATATTTCAGTTCCTAGTTTCCTTGCAAGAGCTGGACTAGTTCGGAATTCCTTCTCGATGTGCTTTAAGGAAGATAGTTCTGGGAGAATTTTCTTTGGAGATCAAGGAGTGTCCTCTCAACAGTCTACACCGTTTGTTCCTCTGTATGGCAAACT TCAAACCTATGCTGTTAATGTCGACAAATCTTGTATTGGACATAAATGTCTTGAGGGTACTAGCTTCCAGGCCTTAGTCGATAGTGGAACATCATTTACTTCTCTTCCTCCAGACGTTTACAAGGCTTTCACAATGGAG TTTGACAAACAAATGAATGCTTCAAGggtgccttatgaagacagtACCTGGAAATATTGCTACAGTGCTAG TCCTCTTGAGATGCCTGATGTGCCAACAATAACCCTGGCATTTGCTTCGAACAAGAGCTTCCAGGCTGTTAATCCTATCTTTCCATTTAACGACAAACAG GGAGCGCTTGCCGGGTTCTGCTTAGCTGTGCTGCCATCAACAGAACCTATTGGAATTATTGCCC AGAATTTCCTGGTTGGATACCATGTTGTCTTCGACAGAGAAAGCATGAAGTTGGGCTGGTACCGCTCTGAAT GCCACGACGTTGACAATAGCACGACCGTGCCGTTGGGCCCATCGCAGCACGACAGTCCAGAGGACCCGTTGCCGTCCAACGAGCAGCAGACTTCCCCGGCCGTGACGCCTTCAACGGCAGGCACGGCTCCTCCCTCCAGTGCAACGACGAATCTACAGATGCTCCTCGCTAGCTCTTACCCATTGCTGTTACTGACAATGTCCACTGTGTTCTTCATCTCATGA